cagtaggagatgtgcaggaggcagctgatcgatgtttctctctcatcgatgtttctaactctctatctctctcccttcttctctgtaaaaaatcaataaaatatattaaaaaaaaaaaaagaaattaagaaaacagaatGTGTGCCTGCATGACAATAAACTTAAAGATCGGCTTCTTAACAAAGCATGACGCAAATCAAAATAGAGGCTTTTAAAATGTGGCTTAATGTATTCATCagtttttgttgtctttttggTGTTTTGACTAAGAAATTGTTTCTATCCAGATATTCGTCCTAACGTTTCGCTTTTCAAATATTTAGGTTTAGGTCCAGCTGGGCAGGGGTTGGCTGTCTTACTTGCCATTACAAGGCCAAGAGCTTTAACagagcacatagtaggtgctctgtAAATACtggttaaatgaattaatgagaGGCCGTAGTAGGCACTAAATGAATATCTGTTAAATAAGTTAGCAAGGGGCTGCTGTGTGCGAGCCCTGAGGAGAGGCGTGCCTGTGGTGCTCTTGCCCAGCGCAGCACAGCCCATGAATACTTGGCGCTGGAGCAGCTCCAAGGTCCACCAACAGGTGGATGTGTAagcaaactggtacagccacacAGCCAAATTCTACTCCGCAATAAAGAGGAATGAGGTACCAATAGTCATGCTGagcagaaaatgcaaactaatctaaTGACAGAAAGCAGACCAGTGGTGATGGGAGGATATGAagatatcctgtataataaagagctaatatgcaaattgttgtcACGCCCTCACACCAGAGCTGGAGGACCTaaggccgtgccccccacctggcagggcttgacgggggacccgaggccacaccccctgccctgcggggcttgacaggggtggggccagctgggtctgggtctcgcatgatttcgaggcacatgtgggtgggcagggacttgactctgggtcccatgacatgccccagactctgacaggagggatattttcatatatattttactaattttctttcatctctgacacttctattatagagaaagggcaaatagcaatctatctacactaataaaagacaaacatgcaaattaccgtaccttcactatgccttaagccacgcccaccggccaatcagagtgactatatgcaaattaacccaaacaagatggcggctggcagccacagagctggagcaagcaggaggcttggttgctccagtgatggaggaagccaagcttcccacctgccgtggccagccggctctgagctccactcaaggcaacaaagtttcaattatagaagataaataaaccccagatacctgctttcagccagccgtggccacagagctggagcaagcaggaggcttgggttgccctggcgatggaggaagccaagctttccgcccgccctggccggctctgagctccactcaaggctacaaaatttcaattatagaaggtaaataaatctgaAACAGAATACAAGCCCTCACAAATGCGAAGGTTGGAGAACTGTACCTAGCCCTCAACCCGGAGGCTCTCTCAACCGGCCCTTATGCTGAAACACCCATGTCTGCAAGTAAACAGCCCCAGCCTACACATACATGCAGGAATGCTGTGTaacctgttttcttttctttttttttcttctctccccccacccccccgcgctGCGGCATCTGCCTAGCGACACAGAACATTCGGAGCCTCTCTATTCCCCCCCGACGCCCCTAGCCAGCAGGAAGTAGCCAGATGATCATGCCATCCTCTTATCCCATCATAGAGAGTCTGGAATGTCTGGTATTCGCTGGCACCCTGCCCCAGGGCCGAAAGGACCCCCTCCCTCTCTTGGGCCGGTGAGAAGCTGATCTGTCCACACTGACGTCTGGAAACCACCCCACCCCGGTGAAAAATCCCTGCCGGACAAACGGCTCCCGGAAAATGGCCAAACCGCAGGACAGACCACAGGTTTCACCTGACCCTGGAAAGCCCCGACTGCCACCAGTTTTGGCCAGCAACAATTgcctcagaaaagtataaaaccttgcccctgcccaggttgggcgcagcttctcctgctcccttctctgAGCGGGTGAACCCGCCCGTGTGCTCCCAATAAAGCCTGtttaatctggaaaaaaaaaaaaaaaaaaaaagaaggtaaataaatctcagaataaaaaaaaaagaaaaaaaggagaggctggggactTACATcgcgggggggcttggccagcctgaaaacggccatcagcccctcacccaggctggccaaatctccatgggtgagggtccccacttggggggaagggcttgaccagcctacaaacagccatcagcccctcacccaggctggccaggcaccccagcgggaccaccaccctgatctgggacactcttcagggcaaaccagccagcccccacccgtgcacaaggcttctatcctatataataaaagggtaatatgcaaattgaccctagcagcagaacaactgggaatgactggtcactatgacgcacactgaccaccaaggggcagatgctcaatgcaggagctgtcccctggtggtcagtgcactcccacagagggagctctgctcagccacaagccaggctgatggctgccagcacagtggtggtggcgggagcctctcccacctcctcagcagcactaaggatgtccgactacatcTTAGGTCTActccccgctggtaagtggacatctcccgagggttgccgggctgccagagggatgtctgactggcagcttgggcccgatcccccagggagcaggcctaagccagcaggtggacatcctccaagaggtcccacactgcaagagggtataggccgggctgagggacccccccccccagtgcactaatttttgtgcaccgaacctctagtatatatataaaagcctaagtgaccattcaatCATtggaccatttgaccagtagctatgacgcacactgaccaccagggggaagatgctccaaccagtaggttagcttgctgctggggtccagtggatcaggactgggagagatgggctgCATATTCCCTGGgaccctcccatggtccctccccggccccagtcgtGCACCAGTGTGAGGGACCaaaccggtgcatgaatccacatgctgggcccctagtattaaaatatttcctctaattaattcccttttaatgtgcatgaatttcgtgcactgggccactagtagtaaatattttatagtacAGTTACATCTGCTTCTTCAAGGCCACAGTAACACAATAGAGTCAACAAATACTTCATTGGTGGTGAAGATGGAGAAACTGGgcaccctgccctggccggtttggctcagtggatagagcatcagcctgcggactgaagggtcccaggttccattccggtcaagggcaccaaaaaataaaataaaagtaaaaataaaacagccgaaaccagtttggctcagtggatagagtgtcggcctgcggactgaagggtcccaggttcgattccggtcaagggcatgtaccttggttgcgggcacatccccagtgggaggtatgcagctgatcgatgtttctctctcatcgatgtttctaactctctgtctctctcccttcctctctgtaaaaaatcaataaaatatattaaaaaatatataaataaataaataaaagtaaaaataaaagaaactgggTACCCAGAGACCACATCGTCTACCTGAGGTTACCATCTGACTCCTCATTGACATTCCTCGTTCCACATGGAACAGAATTCCTCTCACTGTCCTTAGTGGTCATTTCCCCCTCGGCTCAGGATTCTCATTTAgatctaagacagcggttctcaacctgtgggtcgcaacccctttggggctcgaacggccctttcacaggggtcgcctaaaaccatcagaaaacacatatataattacatattgtttttgtgatgaatcactatgctttaattatgttcaatttgtaacaatgaaaatacatcctgcatatcagatatttacattacgattcataacagcagcaacattacagatatgaagtagcaacgaaaataattttatggttgggggtcactacaacatgaggaactatatgaaagggtcgcggcattaggaaggttgagaaccactgctcttagagaaagagagagagactggaacataggaagtgctcaataaaatataacattttgccTTTCAGGGAAGCCTGCCCTAGTcatctgccccagcccagcactcCCAAGCCCTTTATCCTCCttagcagccacagagctggagcaagcagctCCAGCTCCGTTGAGAATCACTCTCTATGCACCTTCCTTTTTCATGATGTTCATTATTTGCTGTCGGTCTACCCCTGCGCCTGCTGCAGTGTGTGCTCCAAGGAGGGACTTTGCTCACTGGGCCCTGGTGTAGATGTGAACAAAACCCACGCCACCTCTGTGTCcggatttcatttcatttttaagttttgtgCTGTGACCAACCTCACTCCTTTAGCAAGCATATCAAGACTTCTAGATGATGATTATCTGTGTTCcttaaaatggaatcataaatatttttgttagtaATGGCAGAAGGGCATGACAACCGAGAAAAAAACCAAACTGGCGATAGTATCAATTTGGACAACCATCCATCACAAGACCATCAGGAGAATGGCCCCTGCACTACCGCGTCCTCGTCCCTCTGTCCTGTCGGTCACCAGTGCTCAGTTATACTGTGAACAGCACAGTCATGGGGGTCTGGTAGCGGAAAATAATCTGCACAGACTGCTGGGTCATCTGTTCTGCTCCAGCGCAATTATCCTGTACGTAAATAACACTACAATGAATTCTATCGTACTATGGCGTTGCCTGCCTTGTTTTTCGGTCTGAAGCTAACTTCGCAATACAGTGGCCATTACACCTCTGCCACCATAGGACGATTCCCAGTTCCTAGGTCGATGCCTAAACACGGGAGGTGTTTGATCTCTGTTGAAAGAATGAACGAACATTTAGTGGGTTTTGTACCTGGGGATGGTGCCGGGGCTTAACATCCATGACCTCATCTCTTTATCACAGCATCCCTTGGAGAGAGGTCCTCCTTTGCACAGAGGAGAAAAACTGATGCTTCTAGAAGCTACATACATATACccctccacccatccacccaagGGTTGAGTCCAGAAGCTTGGCTGGCCATCTGTGTTCCCCCTTCTGAGGACTGAATGAAGGTTCAGTGTCTGGCAGGCGTCTGTGGGAGAGTTAAGGAGCGAAGCTGAGCTGACCGGAGTCCAGGCCTGAGGTGGCTTTCCCAGACCCAGAAGGAGGCCTGTCCCTCTTGGGAGGAAACCCAACCTCTGACCCAAAGCGAAGCCCCCAGCACCAGCCTGGAGATGTTGCTATAGCTACCAGGCAAAGGAGGTTGGTACTgtgcacagatgcacacacacacacacacacacacacacacacacacacacacaccggcaaGTGCTCACACTCCACTGCCCATCCCCCTCCACTTTCTCTACCCCCTCAATCCCCCTATTCTTCCACTTCTTTTACTCCACCTCACCCTTACCCTCTAGCTCAGCCCAGAAAGGGCCCAGCCCTGTGATTGGTCAATGGGTCCTTGGTACCAgcaatggaaaggaaagaaatgaaaaggaaggaagagaggaggcggggcagggggagggaggggctataTTTACATCCATGCCCAGGCTGGGAGCCTGCTCGCCATGGACACTGTGGAGTACAGCAACTTGGGTGGCGGGTTCAAGGAGGCCCCCACAGGTATGAACGAGCAGGGGGACCTCACTTGCCCCGTTGGGTCCCTCTGATTGGGGATTTGATGGGCAAGGGAGGTGACATCCAAGAAAGGGAGCAAGTCCCGGGTGCAGGAGAGACACCCCAGGCCCGAGCCAACTGGACATAGATGCAGATTTTGACTCTGCACTGAAAGCTGCTTAACCTCTCTGCATCCCAGTTTCCTGGGCTGGgtcctcagggctcagggctccagGACTGTCCTGGAGCTGGAGGGACCCACGAGTCCTTTGTTATTCAAGGGCCCTGGGGCCGCTGGGGCCGGCGATTCCTCCTCCTAACCCTGGCTCTCCTGGTCACCACAGTCCTGTGGGCCTTCATTCTGAGCATCCTACTTTCCAAGGGTGAGTGGCGGGTATGATGGGAAGACCGTGTCCCAGTCGACCCccccctcctccacaccccctccctGCTCAGTTTCTTCCCTCCACCCCGGGGCGTAACAGTTGGGTCCCCGACCCTACCGGGGGCTGGGTGTGAACACACGTGACCAGTGTGTGTGCATCCTGGGGCTGTGCACCGCATGCGGGTGCATGTGCACGCATGAACGTGTGTGTGCGGTCTGGTGTATTTGTCGCCCCTCGGCGCCTGGGCGCATCATGTGCgctgtgcccctgcccccatCTCTTTGCAACCCAAGACTCGAGCTCCCGCATCCCTGGGGCGAGGGGGTTCCCGGGTCTCCGGGGCCGCGTCCGCAGGAGCCTCTCTCCGCAGCCTCCAAGCAGCAAGGGGCGTTGCTGGGTGGCCAGGACCTGCTGAGAACAAACGGTGCGTGCAGACCGGGGCTCCTGGGTTGATGAGTAGGTGGGTGGGTAACCCAAGGTCCCGGAGCTGGCCCCAGAGTGGGGAAGGGTGTGCCCGTGAGTCCCGAGGGTGACTTGGCGTGTGTGGGTCGGGCGGGGGTCGTTGCAGCCTCGAAGCAGACGGCGGTGCTGGACGCCCTGAAGGATGAGGTCGGagcctgccaccgctgctgtgagACCGGGCGCGGGcggagcctggggcgggggcgggtctgtgggcgggggcggagcctggggaggggcgggtctGTTTGGGGCGGAGCCTGCGGCTGGGGCGGGTCTGTGGCTGGGGCGGGTCTGTGGGCGGGGGcggagcctggggaggggcgggtctGTTTGGGGCGGAGCCTGCGGCTGGGGCGGGTCTGTGGCTGGGGCGGGTCTGTGGCTGGGGcggagcctggggcgggggcggagcctggggaggggcgggtctGTTGGGGGCGGAGCCTGAGGCTGGGGCGGAGCCTGCGGCTGGGGCGGGTCTGTGGCTGGGGCGGGTCTGTGGGCGGGGcggagcctggggaggggcgggtctGTGGCGGGGGCGGGGATGGGAGCCAGGATGGGAGGGCTCAggtgccccgccccgccccgccccgccccaggcctggggACGCAGGAGCAGCAGAAGAGCGCGGCCACCGAGCTGCGGGAGGCGCAGGTGAAGCTGCTGCAGCAGGAGAGCGCCCTGAGGGAGCTGAGCGAGCGCGGTGAGGGCGGGACCCGCACGCCCAACCCCACCTTCATCTACATCCTGATCCCTCCGCGATCCAACCCTGTCCCGTGATCCTGACCGCTAACCCCGATCGCGTCTCCCatcctgaccctgaccctgggcTCTGCCCTTGACTACGACTCCTAACCCTGCCACAGGGGACACACTAGCGCTAGCAGTCCTTGGCCGTGACACCCTTTACCGTGCCACTGGGTGCTGCCCTGGCCTAATCGCAGCGACACCTGACACTAACCCTGGCCGTAATCTGGACTCCCTTGACCTCGCAGTGACCCAGAGCTTGGCCGAGGCGGGAAGGGACCGCGAGGGCATCCGCAGTTCGCTGTTCCGGGCGCTGGAGGCCGTCCGAGTTGGAAATAGTGAgcagcacggggtgggggggggaggggggggcagggcgCCTTACCTGTGGGCCCCGTGGTTCCCTGATCCACCCGGATCTGCCCCTTGACCTTGACCTGTTCGCGATGGTTCTGCACCTgcgccccccacaccccttcatCTGCTCCAGCTGGGAGCAGTCTACCTCCCTGACCGTTGCCACCCACAGGCTCCTGCCAGCAGTGCCCCACGCCGTGGCTGCCCTTCCGAGGCTCCTGCTACCTGTTCTCGGAGCTGCAGGCCACGTGGGAAGATTCGCAGCGCAActgcgcgggcgcgggcgcgcaCCTGGTGATCGTGGAGGACCTGGATGAGCAGGTGCGCGGCGCGGCGGCAGTgggggaggcggaggcggaggcggggtTCACCTGGGGGCGAGCCCGGGAGGTGCGAGCTGACCGGCTGGACGCGCGAGCTCAGTCTCCGCTTCCATCCAGGGCTTCCTGTCCCGGGACACACGCGGCCGGGGCTACTGGCTGGGCCTGAGGGCCGTGCGCCGCGCCCGCAAGATCCAGGGCTACCAGTGGGTGGACGGAGTCCCGCTCAGCTTCAggtgagggaagggggttggccaggggcagggagacCCCGCGGCAGTCCTCTGGGCAGCCACCAGGAGCCCCTTCCGGACGGGCAGTCTAGCGTCAGGAGCTGGCTGAGGGACAAATTCTGGGCGTTAGGAAGTTATATCCCCGGTGCGTGCTTAAGTTAGACCCCCAGGGTGTCTAGAGGAGACCCAAGCAAGAGACAGGCTGGACCCTGAAGGCTGGACCCCAGGGGCATCCTCAGCCTAGACCCCAGCAACACCCCCGCCAACCCGCTGCAGCTACTGGAACCTGGGGGAGCCCAATGACGCTCAGGGGCGCGAGGACTGCGTCATGATGCTGCACACGGGGCTGTGGAACGACGCCCCTTGCCGCAACGAGAAGGACAACTGGATCTGCGAGAAGAGGCTCAACTGTTGAGCCCACCGGTGTCCCTGAGCCACACCCTCCGCTGCGATGGCTCCAGCTACTCACCTTCCTGGCTTTGCCCGCCACCAtcgggtcccccccccccgcccgccccactgCCGCCCCCACTACCACTAAGAACTACCCACCCCACTCAGCGGAGTGCAGTGCGTGTGCTCGGGGACCTCCTCTCCGCCCTGACCACTAGCCCTCCCA
The sequence above is a segment of the Myotis daubentonii chromosome 5, mMyoDau2.1, whole genome shotgun sequence genome. Coding sequences within it:
- the CLEC4G gene encoding C-type lectin domain family 4 member G isoform X1, with product MDTVEYSNLGGGFKEAPTGPWGRWGRRFLLLTLALLVTTVLWAFILSILLSKASKQQGALLGGQDLLRTNASKQTAVLDALKDEVGACHRCCLGTQEQQKSAATELREAQVKLLQQESALRELSERVTQSLAEAGRDREGIRSSLFRALEAVRVGNSSCQQCPTPWLPFRGSCYLFSELQATWEDSQRNCAGAGAHLVIVEDLDEQGFLSRDTRGRGYWLGLRAVRRARKIQGYQWVDGVPLSFSYWNLGEPNDAQGREDCVMMLHTGLWNDAPCRNEKDNWICEKRLNC
- the CLEC4G gene encoding C-type lectin domain family 4 member G isoform X2; the protein is MDTVEYSNLGGGFKEAPTGPWGRWGRRFLLLTLALLVTTVLWAFILSILLSKASKQQGALLGGQDLLRTNASKQTAVLDALKDEVGACHRCCLGTQEQQKSAATELREAQVKLLQQESALRELSERVTQSLAEAGRDREGIRSSLFRALEAVRVGNSSCQQCPTPWLPFRGSCYLFSELQATWEDSQRNCAGAGAHLVIVEDLDEQGFLSRDTRGRGYWLGLRAVRRARKIQGYQWVDGVPLSFRPPGCLEETQARDRLDPEGWTPGASSA